TggtcggcatcatcatgcTTATCGGTGGCATGGCTCTGTTCCTCCTGCCCATGTCTATTTACTCCCGCCAGGCTGATGGTTGGAGGTCACCCATGATTATTTGCATGATCATCTTcggtggccttcttctcatcgccTTTGTCATCTGGGAGAGGTTCTTTGCTCCAGTCACCTTTATCCCGTACAAGCTCCTCTCGGATCGAACCGTTTTCTTCGCCGGCCTTATGTTCACTTTCGTCTTCTGGAACTCGGCTATCTGGGGCAGCTACTTCACCTCTATGCTGATGATCACCTGGAACACCGGTGTCACAAAGGCTACCTACATCAGCAACATCTACCGAGTCGGCTCTTGCTTCACCGCCATCATCCTGGCTTACTTCATGCGTGTCACTGGCCGCTTCAAGTGGGTTAACCTCTACTACTCTCTCCCGCTTATGCTCCTCGGTGTCGGCCTCATGATCCACTTCCGTCAGCCCGATCAAGATATTGGCTACGTTATCATGACCCAGATCTTCGTTGCCTTCGCTGGTGGACCCATCGTGGTTGCTGGCGaaatggccatgatggcccCCTCTGACCATCAGCATGTTGCCGTCATGATCGCTATTCTGGATCTGTTCGGCAGCGTCGGTACTGCTGTCGGGTCTACTGTCTCCGCCGCCATCTGGACCGGAACGTTCAAGGATCGCCTGTATGCTCGCCTTCCCGAGGGTGCTGATGTTGAGAACATTTACGGCAGCATCTACAGCCAGTTGGCTTACAAATGGGGCACTCCCATCCGCTATGGCATTGGCCTTGCATATGGTGACACCCAGAAGTACATGCTTATCACTAGTGTGTGCATCTTGGCCCTTGGATGGTTCTGCGTTTTTGCTTGGAGAGATATCAAGGTCACCAATATCAAGCAGGTCCGCGGAAACGTCGCTTAaaaggcggcagcggcattCGCCTCTTGTCTACTTGCATCTGCAGGACGGGCAAGGGGTTACTGGCTTCAACACACTATTTAATAAATCTTTTCAAATATTCAAGCATGTATTTAGCAGAGGACCTGGGCAGCGTCCTCTGGACTCGCTCACTAATGCACCTCTACACATCTTGAAAAGTCTCAAAGGGGCTTTGGGAATGGCTCGGCGCTGGCCACACGAAGAAACGAAGTACTCGGCCATGTCCTCTGTATATACTCTTTTGAATAAAGGCAT
This Fusarium keratoplasticum isolate Fu6.1 chromosome 6, whole genome shotgun sequence DNA region includes the following protein-coding sequences:
- a CDS encoding MFS domain-containing protein, which encodes MGINPFKKSKPDEDAAEGPTPAPQPAVDSNNKEMGVEGKVHDDDHELPEVTSTYQAGVRNIEAMTTVWTKKDMCLAYGNIWFIYFILSIQEVVVRSLNPFVVSDFAAHSLTAVVGIISSLFSGLAKIVFAKLMDTWGRPQTLLITMLLWTVGFIMMAACKNVETYAAAQVFYLTGAQGVSYCITVFISDTSSLLNRPLMLTFATSPYIVTTWIGGPMADSIISGIGWRWGLGLWAIVIPIVVSPLSIIFLYNQNKAKKMGLYHPHQVDVSIKGIYSWCRDVDLVGIIMLIGGMALFLLPMSIYSRQADGWRSPMIICMIIFGGLLLIAFVIWERFFAPVTFIPYKLLSDRTVFFAGLMFTFVFWNSAIWGSYFTSMLMITWNTGVTKATYISNIYRVGSCFTAIILAYFMRVTGRFKWVNLYYSLPLMLLGVGLMIHFRQPDQDIGYVIMTQIFVAFAGGPIVVAGEMAMMAPSDHQHVAVMIAILDLFGSVGTAVGSTVSAAIWTGTFKDRLYARLPEGADVENIYGSIYSQLAYKWGTPIRYGIGLAYGDTQKYMLITSVCILALGWFCVFAWRDIKVTNIKQVRGNVA